The genomic region CATTCCGGCGGCAAAGCTGTTCATGAAAAGGAACTTTCCCTCCCTGTTTATCTTGGCAATAGGATGGTTGGCGCTCTCGACAAGTATCCGGTACGCTTCCTCACTTTCCTTGAGGGCGTCAGCGCTTTTGGTCCGATCTTCCTCACGGTTAATGGCCATGGCCATAATGCTCAGGAAATATATGTCCAGGTCCGTGAATTCCACGTCCTTGTCATAAACCACGCATAAACTGCCGACGCATTCTTCCCCTGAGAATACGGGATATCCTATATACGTTCTAAGCCCATACCTCTTTACATTAGGATCGCTCTTGCAATAGGACGACTTCTCCAGGTCCTTGACTATGTAGGGCCTGCCTTTTTCCCTTTTCTTGATGACATCAAAACACATATGCCCCTGAGGATCGTCCATTACTTTATGGCCGGATGGGACGTTCCATACTCCAAGCGAATATAACATCCCGTCCCTCAGGCGGTTATATATAGCGCAGGTACCACCCATGATCTCCCCGCATGCCTTGGTCAGCATATCGATATTGGCCTTGAAGTCAGGACCAAGACTCGCGAACAGGTTATTGAGCTGTATCATTTTTGTCTCGATAGATACGCGCTCCGCCGCGTCCCTCACCGACATCACGATCTTCCTGCTGCCGCTGTCCTCCGAATACACGGTCACCACTTCACCGATGCCCCTGCTCCCGTCCTTCTTCATGATACGGCAGACATAGGCTCCGGCAGCCGTTCCCACGCGCACCGATTCGATATAACTGTTCTCTTCCGGGAAAATTTCATGAATGGGTTTGCCCCTAAGTTCTCCCCTGGAATACCCCAGCATTCTGTAAACAGCCGC from Candidatus Omnitrophota bacterium harbors:
- a CDS encoding PAS domain S-box protein, whose translation is MMWPFGGAGKPGKWAAKRGDQPRVPDDEGQGPVCDDKYRLLFENASEAFMVLDPATLKIEEANAAVYRMLGYSRGELRGKPIHEIFPEENSYIESVRVGTAAGAYVCRIMKKDGSRGIGEVVTVYSEDSGSRKIVMSVRDAAERVSIETKMIQLNNLFASLGPDFKANIDMLTKACGEIMGGTCAIYNRLRDGMLYSLGVWNVPSGHKVMDDPQGHMCFDVIKKREKGRPYIVKDLEKSSYCKSDPNVKRYGLRTYIGYPVFSGEECVGSLCVVYDKDVEFTDLDIYFLSIMAMAINREEDRTKSADALKESEEAYRILVESANHPIAKINREGKFLFMNSFAAGM